The Anomaloglossus baeobatrachus isolate aAnoBae1 chromosome 5 unlocalized genomic scaffold, aAnoBae1.hap1 SUPER_5_unloc_2, whole genome shotgun sequence region aacagcacacacaatgtatatgatgctcaccatgaaacggagggtgatcaagtcctcgatatcgagcaacacctggatacttgtggagcagcccccagacgtccggaaaatggaagctctgactcacccttctcggtggtcccatctggggtgccaactgtcaaggtcagaatgacgatgatgatgagactcaaaggatctctcgatatccggctgctgtttctaattaaaaatgtcatgtgtgcacacgagaataaataactgcacagcaagtcagttatgtctatctccatgattggtcttgaccaagtgtgttctttattgtttgaaagagactctagaccaaacagtaaaggggtgtaaacaaaagttttagtccaatcaggtatcgtaggtgTCGACTTGATACTTTTGGGGTCGAAGGAGACCACTTCAGATATATTGGATGGATGCCAAATTGGTTGGTAAGGTTGCAACCGTATGCCACCTGACAGACACAATGATGAGTCTAGAGATGGCAGATACCATAGTCTCTTTATTACAGAACCCATATTTATACAGACATATGGGTAGGCGTGTTTAACCAAAGTTCATTATGAGCTAATGCATCGCATGATcatgtttttttaatattattcCTGACATCTGCAGTTTCAACATAATTAGGTAATAGCTGATCAATGTGTTTTTGTGGAAAATTATTCTTTGCACGTAATatctttattacagtaatataatcaTAGGTGTGCCTGGTACAAACTGGTATTTTTGTATTATCTTGACTGAGAGTCTACAGGTCATCATGACCAAGTAAAACTGTGTTAAGCATTTTGAATCTGTATTGAACATTATGTTATATTAGAATCTGAAATGAGGGTCTTACTGCCTTATCAGTCCCTCCTTTTGAGAATAAGATATGATTCTTCCTAATCACTAGGTACATACAAAAGCAAAAGGCTAGTGTCGGATTtccctaattattttcttcaccgaATCCCCTAGTGAGAGAAGATCATATCCTTCTTCTTAATTACAGCATTTCCTCATAGTCTTCATCATGAGGTCTCACTCCCAGATACATAGTCTTAGTGATGGATGCATCGATCAGTCTTTGAAGTAGTCCTCGGATACAAGGAATGCAGCAACATCCACAAGTGACGAGTATTGCTGCTACAACTGCCAGAGAAATAAGAAGGCCGGACACCAGGTGACTCCACTTCCCGAACCATGATTCGAGCCAATCCGTGAAGGCGTTATCTATTCCGGAGTTCTCTGCAAGCTCCTCGGATAGTGATGTTAGGCCCTCCAATGCCTTCGTGATGCTTCCATCAGGAGCTGTATTGTTGGGGATAAAAGTACAGCAATAAGTACCAAacattttacagactccacctttctcaGCTAGTAGCATATCTAAAGCCATTCTGTTCTGCCAAGTCATTAGAGAAGTTGGACCAATCTGATCAGCGATCCCTTTAATTGCATCTCTAGTGTAATTTATAAATCTCTGCTGATTATAGTAAATATAATTTATCCAATCTACATTTTTATTAACCGTAACCCACCAAAAAAGAAATGATTCAAGTCCTGCAGCTACTTGATTTCTAGCTTTATATTCATCTGGTACCCCTCTAGGAACTCCAATGCTGTCTATGTAGATTCTTGAGTCAAATGATCCACCGGGTAATGTCCTTTTAATTCTATGCAGATCGGCCAAAGATTCATCAGACAGTGATCTTTTAGTTCTGCGTAGACTGTCAGCGCTTAGTCTTCCCTTCTGTATTTCTTCTGAGGTGATTATCTGAAATGGCATAAGTATCTGCACTAAGGTGCAGCTACCTATCCAATTCGCTTGTAATCTAGGTCTGAGTTTCATGTCCCCACACAACCACCATATGTCAGTTCTAGCTACAGTATGATTGACAAACCACTTAGCTTCATACCCACCCTGGTCTTCATCTACAGGGATAGTATTTTTACAAAATTCAAAGGTTAGATTCTCTACTAATCTCCCTGTTcctgttcctttcctttggaaacagGTATAATTTCCGGGGTACACGAATACTCTAGGGGGTACCTGATCAAGTTTAACCATTGGATATAACTTTGAAATGCTATTACATATGTCATCATCGGTGGGATCAAATGAAACGTCAAACATGGCTAAAATACACTGCATTCCATCTGGATCTTCTTCTGAAAGTCTGAATGGAATGGTTCCCAGATGGGGTCTTGCAGTGGCG contains the following coding sequences:
- the LOC142258952 gene encoding uncharacterized protein LOC142258952 translates to MQAIAKLWDKNMILLLLMLVTSPQKGEMIKITHDDNIVTMWFDTEKSVVSFRFEFCKIVQCELISDENYKYVTRAEGAVTYVCVTRPGNENCNSWSDAAWNTGISWGYEPEEAMTRVSSTGKPLLERMTIHKVNPRWDCNPGLLSWGQSCNPHIITINEPSPADKGLYVLGLYVPGKKVKQGTFWLKPIPIAPHFPPNVPTVSNITNTHTQEDEKEENPWELLKRDIDLKILEEISYEEKVAIETGYTERNEWLNWMKYTANQNNRSDCIACATARPHLGTIPFRLSEEDPDGMQCILAMFDVSFDPTDDDICNSISKLYPMVKLDQVPPRVFVYPGNYTCFQRKGTGTGRLVENLTFEFCKNTIPVDEDQGGYEAKWFVNHTVARTDIWWLCGDMKLRPRLQANWIGSCTLVQILMPFQIITSEEIQKGRLSADSLRRTKRSLSDESLADLHRIKRTLPGGSFDSRIYIDSIGVPRGVPDEYKARNQVAAGLESFLFWWVTVNKNVDWINYIYYNQQRFINYTRDAIKGIADQIGPTSLMTWQNRMALDMLLAEKGGVCKMFGTYCCTFIPNNTAPDGSITKALEGLTSLSEELAENSGIDNAFTDWLESWFGKWSHLVSGLLISLAVVAAILVTCGCCCIPCIRGLLQRLIDASITKTMYLGVRPHDEDYEEML